The following nucleotide sequence is from bacterium.
TATAAAAACATCAAGAAACTCTAAGGAAATAACTATAGAAATACAATAATAAAAAATTAATTTTAATCCTGTTCATCTGCGAAAATCTGCGTCCCATTTTACATTTTCAGGGGAAACGGTCATGCCCACAGGGAGTGGGCACAAAGGAAGGTGAAAATAAAGGAAGGATGCGGGCGGGGATGCTGAAGTCGAACAACGCAAGCTAAAGCCTGCGGCTACCAGCCTTCCCGAGTCCCGAACCCCGAGTCCCGAGTCCCGATTTTCAGAAGAACGGCTTAGAATTTGGGGGTAAAGGGTATTTATATACGATGAATTCAGGTAACCTTTTTGCTCAACCAGAATATTTAGTTATATTAACCGCTATACCTGTTTTAATCCTGTTTTACATAGTTGTATTTTACCAGAAAAAAAAGGCATTGGCTAAATTTGGTAATTTAGACCTGCTAAAAAAATTGTCTCCGACAATAAGTAATAACCGACAAAAAATAAAGGTTGTTTTAATTGTCTTAAGTTTTATTTTATTGGTAATTGCCCTGGCAAGACCTCAAATAGGCACCAAATCAGGGATAATAAAAAGAACAGGTATCGACATAATTTTAGCGATTGATACCTCGTTGAGTATGCTGGCGGAGGATATTAAACCAAATAGACTCACAAATGCAAAACAAAAAATAAGTAACTTGATTGATAAATTAAGAGGAGACCGTGTGGGATTGGTTGTTTTTGCGGGTGAAAGTTTTGTCCAATGCCCATTAACCCTTGATTACAGTGCGGCAAAGATATTCCTCGAGGCAATTGATATAAATACCGTGCCAGTGCCAGGAACGGCTATTGGAAATGCCATAAGATGTGCCACCGCGGCATTTGTCAAAAAGGAACAAAAATATAAAGCACTGATTCTACTTACGGATGGAGAAGACCATAACAGTAATCCTATTCAAGCGGCTAAAGAGGCACAAAAAAAAGGCGTGAAAATCTATACCGTTGGCATAGGCTCGACTCGAGGAGAACCTATACCTGTTAAAACCCCAGATGGACAAGTTGAATATAAAAAAGATGCCTTATGTGAAATCGTTATGAGTAAGTTAGATGAAACAACTCTGGAAAAAATTGCATCTTTAACTAATGGTAAATACTATCAAGCGACCTACGGCGAAATTGAATTAAATAAAATATATCAGGATATTTTAAGAATGGAAAAGAAACAACTTCTGTCGAAACAATACATTCAGTATGAAGATAGGTTTCAATATTTCTTAATTGGTGTCTTGATTTTACTGGTAATAGAAATGAGTATCAGCACCCACAGAAAAATGGCGGTGGAAAGATTTGAATAGAATTAAGGTAATTATTTTAATATCTTTTTGTACCTTTTTAGGTTTTTTAGACCCTGTTGCTGATAAAAATAGGGTTGGAAATAAACTTTATGAGCAAGAGAAATATGATGAGGCATTAGTAAAATATCGAGAGGCACAACTTAAAAAACCTCAATCCACAGAGTTATATTTTAATATAGGCAATGCCTTTTATAAAAAACAACAATATGAAAAGGCAATTAAAGAATATCAAAATGCCCTTAAAAATAAGGAGACCTTATTCCAGGCTAAAACTTATTATAACATTGGTAATTCTCAATATAGAGATGGGAAATTAGTTGATGCCATTGTTTCATATAAAAAATCATTACAGATTAATCCTGATGATTTAGAGGCAAAGTATAATTTAGAATTTGTGCATAAAAAATTAAAACAGCTATCTCAAAAACACCCTGCTAAATCTGAACAACAAAAACAAAAAAAATCTAAAGGTAGTGAAGGGGAAAATGGTAAAGATAAAGAAAAACAAACTCAACAAGCAAAGCAAGAAGATAAAAATAAGATGTCTAAAGAAGATGCAGGGCGAATATTACAGGCTTTAGAAGAGGAAGAAAAAGAGATTCAAAAGCGAAAACAAGTTCAGATTAGTGGAGATAAGCAGATAGAAAAGGATTGGTAATCAGGTAATCGATTAATATGGTAATTGGTAACTAATTACCAGTTACCAATTACCAATTACCAATTACCAGTTACCAATTACCAATTACCAACTACAAGGAGGATTGAAAAATGAAGATAAGAGTTGGTGTTATGGGCACTTCCGAAGGGGAATTAAACCCGGAAATTGTCAAAAAGGCTTATATTTTAGGAGAGGAAATAGCCAGGTGGGGTTGTGCCATACTTACCGGTGGTTGTCCTGGATTACCCTATGAGGCAACTAAAGGTGCTAAAGCACAAGGAGGTATGACCATAGGTATTTCTCCAGCCTTAACATTAGAAGAACATATTAAAATATTTCATTCGCCAGCAGATGAAATTGATGTGATGATTTATACTGGGAGTGGTTTAATGGGACGTGAAGTAACCGCAGTCCGCAGTTGTGATATTGTCATTATTGTTGGAGGACGCTCTGGAACACTCGGTGAATTCGCAATCGCTTATGACGAAGGAAAACTTATTGGTGTTTTAGAAGGAAGTGGCGGAATAGCAGATGAAATTAGAAGGATTGTTGAAACGATTAAAAAACCCACAGGTTCAAAAATTATCTATTCTACAAATCCAAAAGAATTAATTGCGAAATTATTAACCGTTCACCGCAGGGTTCAGGGCTCGGGACTCGGGGCTCGGGAATAAAAGAATCCCCTAACCCCTTAATCCCGCCAGCGGGGGAGACAAAAAAATAAAAATTTGGTGTCCTCTGCGAAATCTGCGGATATTTTCAGAGGAAACGCTCATGCCCCTGCAGGGCACAAATGACGATAAAAATAAATGAAGGATACGGGCGGGGATGCTGAAGTCGAGCAACGCAGGCTAAAGCCTGTGGCTACCAGCCTTCCCGAGTCCCGAACCCCGAGTCCCGAGTCCCGATTACTGATTACCTCTCTTTATGTCCTTGGCGCATCTAAAACCACTGCTATTTCGTGATTTATCTGGAGCAAGATAGTTTCGGATAAAACATTGGGTAGTAATTTGATTTCCCAAATAGGAGCCACCACGCCAAACACGATAATGACCAATATTTGGTCCTTTAGGATTTATTGAAGGACTATTTTCATAATAATTACTATCATACCAATCTGTAACCCATTCACAGACATTTCCAGCCATATCTTCACAACCATAAGGGCTCTTTCCCTCTGGAAAACTTCCCACTGGTGTTACTCTTTGCATGCTGATATTACATTTATTTCGGTCAAATATATCTCCCCAGGGGTATTTTCTTCCCCCTGTGCCTCTTGCCGCCTTTTCCCATTCTGCCTCAGTAGGTAGGCGTTTTCCTGCCCATCTGGCATATCTATTTGCTCCATCCCAGGTAACCTCTACGACTGGATATTTTTCATACCCAGCCTTTACCTTATACAGACCGTTTGGTTTTTCTATCTTACAATATTCGGACTCAAGATTAATATAACCGTCGTGCTTGCCCATCGCATTTAAAAACCTAACATACTGTTCATTAGTTACTTCATACTTATCCATATAGAAACTATCTAAATAAACTTTGCGTTGTGGATGTGTATTGTCTCCATTGTGCATTCCCATAATAAATTCACCGCCCTCAACTAATACCATTTCTGAAGGAATTGGAAAATCTGCTTTTTGAGACAGAGATTTAACTCTTTCTAACTGGGTAATTAATTCTTTTTTTTCGTTTTCAGCATTCTCTATTTTCTGATTTGCTATCTGCATTTGAGCCTCTAAGTTTTGTTTCACTCCTTCTAAATTCTGTAATTTAGTTTGCAATGTATATAATTTCTTTGCATAATCTCTTTGTGTGATTTGAAGTGTATTTTGATTTTTATTATATTTTTGGATAAAGTAACCAGCTATACTCACCGCGATAATGATACCAATTATGCTTAAAATTGTAATCTTTTTCAATTTCAAAAAGGTTTCCTTATTAATGGTAATTTCATCTCTTTTTTGCTCAAAATCAATCTTTGGGGCACGATGCATTTCTAAATCTGAAAGTAACTCTTTTACCTCCTGATATCTCTTCTCAGGGGCTTTTGCTAAACATTTTCTTGTAATATTATCTAACCATACCGGAATTTGAGGATTTAACTCTTTAAGTGGAATAGGGGTTTCAAATATGTGTTTATAGGCAATGGCAATTAATGTATCAGAGCCAAAAGGAGGTTTGCCAGTAAGAAGTTCATACAGGACAATGCCTACTGAATAAATATCAGTTCGAGCATCAATTTTTTCTCCTTTAACTTGCTCTGGAGACATATACTCTGGAGAACCAACTATCAGAAGGTCAGGACTCGTTAAACCATTAAGCTCGGCAGATTTAGCTATACTAAAATCTCCTATCTTTACTATGCCGTCTTTTCTAATAAGGATATTCTGTGGTTTTATATCACGATTTATAATCTGGTTTTCATGGACTACTTGCAGTGCCTTTAATACCTGCTTTATAACTCCAACCGTCTCAATCGGAGATAAAATGTTTCTTTCTTGAAGTATACTCTTCAGGTCCTGACCATCAACATACTCCATAGAAATATACCATCTATTATCAAACTGACCAATATCATATATCCTGATTATATTATCATGGCTTAGTCTGCGAGTAATCTTTGTTTCTTGTTTGAATCGTTCGACAATTTCTTGATTCATAGATAGACCCGGGGCAAGCACTTTCAACGCCACTATCTCATCTAATATAAAATCTTTAGCCTTATAAACAATTCCTACTCCTCCTCTACCAATTGAACTAATAATTTCATATCTTTTGTCTATCTGATAATGTGGTTCAAATACAATATCAATCGCAGTGATAGGTAAATTTTTACTGATAGTAATTTCTTCGTTACATTCTGGACATAATAAGGAATTGGTGTTATCCAGGAAGTTGATTTGACATTTATTACAAATCATATTATTAACCTTTCAATAATTACATTTAGATTATTAATTTTATTATTGCAAATTTTATGCTAACTCTAATTTCTGTCTTGCTATTATTAGAGTTAAAGAAATTTACCACAAAAAATATCCTGCCTTTATTGTTCAATTATTAAACACTTCCAAAAGGTTAAAGGTATAACTTCTTGAGATACAAATAGTTACAACTTTTTTAAAAAAAATTTATTTTTTTGCTTGACAAAATAATTAAAATTAGATATAATTTTTTTGCTTTGATTGGGATGGGAAAAATTTGAATATAAAGATAATAAGGGACCGAAGTGAGATACTATACCCTTTTAATATATACCACACATATAAATAAGAGAGAAAGAGTAACTTAAGTCAGTCTTGATGTTTATGCAAGGGAAAAATG
It contains:
- a CDS encoding VWA domain-containing protein codes for the protein MNSGNLFAQPEYLVILTAIPVLILFYIVVFYQKKKALAKFGNLDLLKKLSPTISNNRQKIKVVLIVLSFILLVIALARPQIGTKSGIIKRTGIDIILAIDTSLSMLAEDIKPNRLTNAKQKISNLIDKLRGDRVGLVVFAGESFVQCPLTLDYSAAKIFLEAIDINTVPVPGTAIGNAIRCATAAFVKKEQKYKALILLTDGEDHNSNPIQAAKEAQKKGVKIYTVGIGSTRGEPIPVKTPDGQVEYKKDALCEIVMSKLDETTLEKIASLTNGKYYQATYGEIELNKIYQDILRMEKKQLLSKQYIQYEDRFQYFLIGVLILLVIEMSISTHRKMAVERFE
- a CDS encoding tetratricopeptide repeat protein, giving the protein MNRIKVIILISFCTFLGFLDPVADKNRVGNKLYEQEKYDEALVKYREAQLKKPQSTELYFNIGNAFYKKQQYEKAIKEYQNALKNKETLFQAKTYYNIGNSQYRDGKLVDAIVSYKKSLQINPDDLEAKYNLEFVHKKLKQLSQKHPAKSEQQKQKKSKGSEGENGKDKEKQTQQAKQEDKNKMSKEDAGRILQALEEEEKEIQKRKQVQISGDKQIEKDW
- a CDS encoding SUMF1/EgtB/PvdO family nonheme iron enzyme, encoding MICNKCQINFLDNTNSLLCPECNEEITISKNLPITAIDIVFEPHYQIDKRYEIISSIGRGGVGIVYKAKDFILDEIVALKVLAPGLSMNQEIVERFKQETKITRRLSHDNIIRIYDIGQFDNRWYISMEYVDGQDLKSILQERNILSPIETVGVIKQVLKALQVVHENQIINRDIKPQNILIRKDGIVKIGDFSIAKSAELNGLTSPDLLIVGSPEYMSPEQVKGEKIDARTDIYSVGIVLYELLTGKPPFGSDTLIAIAYKHIFETPIPLKELNPQIPVWLDNITRKCLAKAPEKRYQEVKELLSDLEMHRAPKIDFEQKRDEITINKETFLKLKKITILSIIGIIIAVSIAGYFIQKYNKNQNTLQITQRDYAKKLYTLQTKLQNLEGVKQNLEAQMQIANQKIENAENEKKELITQLERVKSLSQKADFPIPSEMVLVEGGEFIMGMHNGDNTHPQRKVYLDSFYMDKYEVTNEQYVRFLNAMGKHDGYINLESEYCKIEKPNGLYKVKAGYEKYPVVEVTWDGANRYARWAGKRLPTEAEWEKAARGTGGRKYPWGDIFDRNKCNISMQRVTPVGSFPEGKSPYGCEDMAGNVCEWVTDWYDSNYYENSPSINPKGPNIGHYRVWRGGSYLGNQITTQCFIRNYLAPDKSRNSSGFRCAKDIKRGNQ